One Longimicrobium sp. DNA segment encodes these proteins:
- a CDS encoding phosphopantetheine-binding protein encodes PYLLDGAAIAAVNAPELCVVAGPDDAVEAVRARLEAAGVVARRLATTHAFHSPMMAPAVEPLAELVGRMTLRAPSIPLLSNVTGAWITPAEAVDPRYWARHLREPVRFDRGAAELLRGPGRVLLEVGPGQTLGTFVRQAGEAAAGVPAIPSLRSPYDRAPDASFLLGALGRLWLAGAAPDWEAFHAGERLNRVPLPTYPWDRQRYWVEAPSADAVDSRRAAQAGKCADPARWAYLPSWRRTPAVRAAAGEGRVLVFADDSALSAAVLDELRAAGREVVAVRPGERFEAAGGAFTVRPGSREDHRRLVDALAGAGGVPATVLHLWGVAGEGEARGGFGVVLLADALRREKAEVVAVSAGMAEVTGAEALEPVRAGLLGALPVLALEYPSLAVRAMDVEAPRSAAGAKALAQRVAAEALSGRTERVVALRGRGRWVRGWDAVPPAALGPVPLREGGVYLFLGGLRGRNERLAGHLVRTRGARLALVDPTLPHRGQWDAVVRARLAEDPLRRQIERVRELEAGGTEVLTIQVVPSEAVQLRDALREIDGRFGALHGVVVSPLAHEVEPRAVAAELRLAEWEKRAARLFAELEAVGEALEGRALDFVVLESSLTPALGGIGLAGAAAAHAMTDAFAQRRARAGSQAWTSAGWDRWLDEGEAAEGLGITPEEAGPAFETLLALAGEPAVLLSTGDLALRAERAAAPVEASASATMYARPTLATEYHPPATELEERVAAIWEELLAISPIGVHDDFFGLGGHSLLATQIISRVRDAFALELPLKTIFEAPTVARFAAAIEAALMAEIDAMSEDEILSLV; translated from the coding sequence CGCCCTACCTGCTGGACGGGGCGGCGATCGCCGCGGTGAACGCGCCGGAGCTGTGCGTGGTGGCCGGGCCGGACGACGCGGTGGAGGCCGTGCGCGCGCGGCTGGAGGCGGCCGGCGTGGTCGCCCGCAGGCTCGCGACGACGCACGCCTTCCACTCGCCGATGATGGCGCCCGCGGTGGAGCCGCTGGCCGAGCTGGTGGGGCGGATGACGCTCAGGGCGCCCTCCATCCCCCTGCTCTCCAACGTCACGGGGGCGTGGATCACCCCCGCGGAAGCCGTGGACCCGCGCTACTGGGCGCGCCACCTCCGCGAGCCGGTGCGCTTCGACAGGGGCGCCGCCGAGCTGCTGCGCGGCCCGGGGCGCGTCCTCCTCGAAGTCGGCCCCGGGCAGACGCTCGGCACCTTCGTCCGCCAGGCGGGCGAGGCGGCCGCGGGCGTCCCGGCGATCCCGTCGCTCCGCTCCCCGTACGACCGCGCGCCGGACGCCTCCTTCCTCCTCGGCGCGCTGGGCCGGCTCTGGCTGGCGGGCGCCGCGCCGGACTGGGAGGCGTTCCACGCGGGCGAGCGGCTGAACCGCGTCCCGCTGCCGACCTACCCCTGGGACCGCCAGCGCTACTGGGTCGAGGCGCCTTCCGCCGACGCGGTGGATTCGCGTCGCGCCGCGCAGGCAGGGAAGTGCGCCGACCCCGCGCGGTGGGCGTACCTCCCGTCGTGGCGCCGCACCCCCGCCGTCCGCGCCGCCGCCGGCGAGGGGCGCGTGCTCGTCTTCGCGGACGATTCCGCGCTCTCCGCCGCAGTGCTCGACGAGCTGCGGGCGGCGGGGCGCGAGGTCGTCGCCGTCCGCCCCGGCGAGCGCTTCGAGGCCGCGGGCGGCGCGTTCACCGTCCGTCCCGGCTCGCGCGAGGACCACCGCCGGCTGGTGGACGCGCTGGCCGGCGCGGGCGGCGTCCCCGCGACCGTCCTCCACCTCTGGGGGGTGGCGGGAGAAGGGGAGGCGCGCGGCGGGTTCGGCGTGGTGCTGCTGGCGGACGCGCTGCGGCGGGAGAAGGCGGAGGTGGTCGCCGTCTCGGCGGGGATGGCGGAGGTGACCGGGGCCGAGGCGCTGGAGCCGGTCCGCGCCGGGCTGCTGGGCGCGCTCCCCGTGCTGGCGCTGGAGTACCCGTCGCTCGCCGTCCGCGCGATGGACGTCGAGGCGCCGCGCTCCGCCGCCGGGGCGAAGGCGCTGGCGCAGCGCGTCGCCGCGGAGGCGCTCTCCGGGCGGACGGAGCGCGTGGTGGCCCTGCGCGGGCGCGGCCGCTGGGTGCGCGGCTGGGACGCCGTGCCGCCCGCCGCGCTGGGCCCGGTGCCGCTGCGCGAGGGCGGCGTCTACCTCTTCCTGGGCGGGCTGCGCGGGCGCAACGAGCGGCTGGCCGGGCACCTCGTCCGCACGCGCGGGGCGAGGCTGGCGCTCGTCGACCCCACGCTCCCGCACCGGGGGCAGTGGGACGCCGTCGTGCGCGCCCGCCTCGCCGAGGACCCGCTGCGGCGGCAGATCGAGCGCGTCCGCGAGCTGGAGGCCGGCGGCACCGAGGTCCTCACCATCCAGGTGGTCCCCTCCGAGGCCGTGCAGCTCCGCGACGCGCTGCGGGAGATCGACGGGCGCTTCGGCGCGCTGCACGGGGTCGTGGTCTCGCCGCTGGCGCACGAGGTGGAGCCGCGGGCCGTCGCCGCCGAGCTGCGCCTGGCCGAGTGGGAGAAGCGCGCCGCCCGCCTCTTCGCCGAGCTGGAGGCGGTCGGGGAGGCGCTGGAGGGGCGGGCGCTCGACTTCGTGGTGCTGGAGTCGTCGCTCACCCCCGCGCTGGGCGGGATCGGGCTGGCCGGGGCGGCGGCGGCGCACGCGATGACGGACGCCTTCGCCCAGCGCCGCGCCCGCGCAGGGTCGCAGGCGTGGACGAGCGCCGGGTGGGACCGCTGGCTCGACGAGGGCGAGGCGGCGGAAGGGCTCGGGATCACGCCGGAGGAGGCCGGGCCCGCGTTCGAGACGCTGCTGGCGCTCGCGGGAGAGCCCGCGGTGCTCCTCTCCACGGGCGACCTGGCCTTGCGCGCCGAGCGCGCCGCCGCGCCGGTGGAGGCGTCCGCCTCCGCCACGATGTATGCCCGGCCGACGCTGGCCACCGAGTACCACCCCCCGGCGACGGAGCTGGAAGAGCGCGTGGCGGCGATCTGGGAGGAGCTGCTGGCGATCTCGCCGATCGGGGTGCACGACGACTTCTTCGGGCTGGGCGGGCACTCGCTGCTGGCCACGCAGATCATCTCCCGCGTCCGCGACGCCTTCGCGCTGGAGCTGCCGCTGAAGACGATCTTCGAGGCGCCCACCGTCGCCCGCTTCGCCGCCGCCATCGAGGCCGCGCTGATGGCCGAGATCGACGCCATGAGCGAGGACGAGATCCTGAGCCTGGTCTAG
- a CDS encoding amino acid adenylation domain-containing protein has product MSDTIERAQGGEAGRLAEAKRRLLERRIRGEVKPAAPVAAIRRRGGGPVHPMSWAQERLWFLDQLEPGSPFYNIPGAALVSARVDVPTLERAFSEVVRRHEALRTVFRLVDGEPKQIVQPPYPVRARITDLRGPNGEPAPEELVRARVGEEGAAPFDLAEGPLFRVDLFRVSDADYALLVNVHHIVTDGWSMPIVFREMEELYEAYARGLPSPLPELPIQYADYSAWQREYLTGETLRRQVDYWRRHLEGAPTLELPSDRPRPPVLSHRGGIYRFLWPAALTGRLKALGKELGASLNMVVMAGFNVLLQKYSGQDDVVVGTLLGNRNRAETEPLVGFFVNSAPIRLRLGGDPAFRDVVRQARTAILDADANQDLPFDRMVDALAAERDPSRNPLFQVMYFHHTFVKSLHQREESEFAEELNLRELIQETGVSLVDTHAAKFDLTFATLEHRDGTLANIAEYSSDLWDEETVARMMEHLRVLLDDACSRPDAPLSTLSMVSPRERERLLQWGVNEPAFAHAAESVVSLFERRADASPGALAADFADGALAYRALDERANRVARRLAALGVTPGARVGLATGHSAGMVAAALGILKAGAAVVPLDPEYPGERLAFMAEDAGLRAVVAEDGAPAALASSGAAVLDLERDAAAVAAEDGSRVGIGVAPDSAAYVIYTSGSTGTPKGVVVPHRAVVRTMVGTDYVEVAPGDRVAQAANLSFDAALFEIWGALLNGAATVGIPRDLLLSAHDFAAELARKGITHLFLTTQLFHRHAREVPGLFSALKYVLFGGEAADPGAVRRCLEGGPPAHLVNGYGPTEATFFATTHRVADLPPGAHAVPIGRPITGTRCYVLDPAGALAGVGVPGELYIGGERVAPGYLARPELTEERFVADPFAGGGARMYRTGDRVRWLPDGTLEFLGRFDEQVKVRGFRVEPGEVAAVLRTHPAAADAAVAVREDAPGDRRLVGYVAGPDRAALDAADFRAFLRERLPDYLVPSAFVAVDAIPLTPNGKVDRAKLPAPAAPRGDEGAFAAPRGPAEETLARVWAEVLRVERVGVHDNFFALGGDSILSIQIVARAAQEGVRVTAKQMFLHQTVAELAAVAGAAPAARAEQGPVTGPVPLTPVQRWFFAQELPEPHVFNLALLFRPREALDPPVLERAAAALLAHHDALRLRFARGADGWEQANAGVGGPVPCEVVDLSAVPAEAREAAFTGRAAALQASLDLANGPLVRFALFELGDGEQRLLLVAHHLVADAVSLGFLTEDLEAAYRRLARGEEARLPRKTTSFRAWAERLAERARSGEARAELPFWRAQAGGAIPVDHPGGANPEGLADRVFVELGEEETRALLHDVPAVYNTQVNDVLLAALAMALRGWTGGALAVDLEGHGREDLFEGVDLSRTAGWFTAIHPLRLELPDGGPGEALKAVKEQLRAVPGKGIGYGLLRWMSPDPGVRDELAALPRPQVSFNYLGRFDAAEDPSRLLAPLDGDTGPSRGPLGPRTHLLAIDAAVSGGRLGAAWTYGTRVHERATVERLAAAWTRALRELVEHCRDPEAGGYTPSDFALAGLDQGGLDALLSQLGG; this is encoded by the coding sequence ATGAGCGACACGATCGAGCGCGCGCAGGGCGGCGAGGCCGGGCGGCTGGCCGAGGCCAAGCGCCGCCTGCTGGAGAGGCGCATCCGCGGGGAGGTGAAGCCCGCCGCGCCGGTGGCCGCCATCCGGCGGCGCGGCGGCGGGCCCGTGCACCCGATGAGCTGGGCGCAGGAGCGGCTCTGGTTCCTCGACCAGCTGGAGCCCGGCAGCCCCTTCTACAACATCCCCGGGGCGGCGCTCGTCTCCGCCCGCGTCGACGTCCCCACCCTGGAGCGCGCCTTCAGCGAGGTGGTGCGCCGGCACGAGGCGCTGCGCACCGTCTTCCGCCTGGTGGACGGCGAGCCGAAGCAGATCGTGCAGCCGCCCTACCCGGTGCGCGCGCGCATCACCGACCTGCGCGGGCCGAACGGCGAGCCGGCTCCGGAAGAGCTGGTCCGCGCCAGGGTCGGCGAGGAGGGCGCGGCCCCCTTCGACCTGGCCGAGGGGCCGCTCTTCCGCGTGGACCTCTTCCGCGTCTCCGACGCCGACTACGCGCTGCTGGTGAACGTGCACCACATCGTCACCGACGGGTGGTCGATGCCGATCGTCTTCCGGGAGATGGAGGAGCTGTACGAGGCGTACGCCCGCGGCCTCCCGTCGCCGCTCCCCGAGCTGCCGATCCAGTACGCCGACTACTCGGCGTGGCAGCGCGAGTACCTCACCGGCGAGACGCTCAGGCGGCAGGTGGACTACTGGCGCCGCCACCTGGAGGGCGCGCCCACGCTGGAGCTGCCCAGCGACCGCCCGCGCCCGCCCGTCCTCTCCCACCGCGGCGGCATCTACCGCTTCCTGTGGCCGGCGGCGCTCACCGGGCGGCTCAAGGCGCTGGGGAAGGAGCTGGGCGCCTCCCTCAACATGGTGGTGATGGCCGGCTTCAACGTGCTGCTGCAGAAGTACAGCGGGCAGGACGACGTGGTGGTGGGCACGCTGCTGGGCAACCGCAACCGCGCCGAGACCGAGCCGCTGGTGGGCTTCTTCGTGAACTCCGCCCCGATCCGCCTGCGCCTGGGCGGCGACCCCGCCTTCCGCGACGTGGTGCGGCAGGCCCGCACGGCCATCCTGGACGCCGACGCCAACCAGGACCTGCCGTTCGACAGGATGGTCGACGCGCTGGCGGCGGAGCGCGACCCCAGCCGCAACCCGCTCTTCCAGGTGATGTACTTCCACCACACGTTCGTGAAGAGCCTGCACCAGCGGGAGGAGTCGGAGTTCGCCGAGGAGCTGAACCTCCGCGAGCTGATCCAGGAGACGGGCGTGTCCCTGGTCGACACGCACGCCGCCAAGTTCGACCTGACCTTCGCCACGCTGGAGCACCGCGACGGCACGCTGGCCAACATCGCCGAGTACAGCTCCGACCTGTGGGACGAGGAGACCGTCGCGCGGATGATGGAGCACCTGCGCGTGCTCCTGGACGACGCCTGCTCCCGCCCCGACGCGCCGCTCTCGACGCTGTCCATGGTCTCCCCGCGCGAGCGGGAGCGGCTGCTGCAGTGGGGGGTGAACGAGCCCGCCTTCGCCCACGCCGCCGAGTCCGTCGTCTCCCTCTTCGAGCGCCGGGCGGACGCCTCGCCCGGCGCCCTCGCCGCGGACTTCGCGGACGGGGCCCTCGCCTACCGCGCGCTGGACGAGCGCGCCAACCGCGTGGCCCGGCGGCTGGCTGCGCTCGGCGTCACGCCGGGCGCGCGGGTGGGGCTGGCGACGGGGCACTCGGCGGGGATGGTGGCGGCGGCGCTCGGCATCCTCAAGGCGGGCGCGGCCGTGGTTCCCCTCGACCCCGAGTACCCCGGCGAGCGCCTGGCCTTCATGGCGGAGGACGCGGGGCTCCGCGCCGTGGTGGCCGAGGACGGCGCACCGGCGGCTCTCGCGTCGTCCGGCGCGGCCGTGCTGGACCTGGAGCGCGACGCGGCGGCGGTCGCGGCCGAGGACGGAAGCCGCGTCGGAATCGGGGTCGCGCCGGACTCGGCGGCGTACGTGATCTACACCTCCGGCTCGACGGGGACGCCGAAGGGCGTGGTGGTCCCCCACCGCGCGGTGGTGCGCACGATGGTGGGGACGGACTACGTGGAGGTCGCGCCGGGCGACCGGGTGGCGCAGGCGGCGAACCTGTCGTTCGACGCGGCGCTCTTCGAGATCTGGGGCGCGCTGCTGAACGGCGCGGCCACGGTCGGCATCCCCCGCGACCTGCTCCTCTCCGCCCACGACTTCGCGGCGGAGCTGGCGCGGAAGGGGATCACGCACCTCTTCCTCACCACGCAGCTCTTCCACCGCCACGCGCGGGAGGTGCCGGGGCTCTTCTCCGCCCTGAAGTACGTGCTGTTCGGCGGCGAGGCGGCGGACCCGGGGGCGGTGCGCCGCTGCCTGGAGGGCGGCCCGCCCGCGCACCTGGTCAACGGCTACGGGCCCACCGAGGCGACGTTCTTCGCCACCACCCACCGGGTGGCGGACCTGCCCCCCGGCGCGCACGCGGTGCCGATCGGCCGCCCGATCACCGGGACGCGCTGCTACGTGCTCGACCCCGCGGGGGCCCTCGCGGGCGTGGGCGTCCCCGGGGAGCTGTATATCGGCGGGGAGCGCGTGGCGCCGGGCTACCTCGCCCGGCCGGAGCTGACCGAGGAGCGCTTCGTGGCCGACCCGTTCGCGGGCGGCGGCGCACGGATGTACCGCACGGGCGACCGCGTGCGCTGGCTGCCCGACGGCACGCTGGAGTTCCTGGGCCGCTTCGACGAGCAGGTGAAGGTGCGCGGCTTCCGCGTCGAGCCCGGCGAGGTGGCGGCGGTGCTGCGCACGCACCCGGCGGCGGCCGACGCGGCGGTGGCCGTGCGCGAGGACGCGCCGGGCGACCGGCGGCTGGTGGGGTACGTGGCCGGGCCGGACCGGGCGGCGCTGGACGCGGCCGACTTCCGCGCCTTCCTCAGGGAGCGGCTCCCGGACTACCTGGTCCCCTCCGCCTTCGTGGCGGTGGACGCCATCCCGCTCACCCCCAACGGCAAGGTGGACCGCGCGAAGCTCCCCGCCCCCGCCGCCCCGCGCGGGGACGAGGGCGCCTTCGCCGCGCCGCGCGGCCCCGCCGAGGAGACGCTGGCGCGGGTGTGGGCCGAGGTGCTGCGGGTGGAGCGCGTGGGCGTGCACGACAACTTCTTCGCCCTGGGCGGCGACTCGATCCTCTCCATCCAGATCGTCGCCCGCGCGGCGCAGGAAGGCGTGCGCGTGACGGCGAAGCAGATGTTCCTGCACCAGACCGTCGCCGAGCTGGCGGCGGTGGCCGGCGCGGCGCCCGCGGCCCGTGCCGAGCAGGGCCCGGTCACCGGCCCGGTGCCGCTCACGCCCGTGCAGCGCTGGTTCTTCGCGCAGGAGCTCCCCGAGCCGCACGTCTTCAACCTGGCGCTCCTCTTCCGGCCGCGCGAGGCGCTCGACCCGCCGGTCCTGGAGCGCGCCGCCGCCGCGCTGCTGGCGCACCACGACGCGCTCCGGCTCCGCTTCGCGCGCGGGGCGGACGGCTGGGAGCAGGCGAACGCCGGCGTGGGCGGCCCGGTCCCCTGCGAGGTCGTCGACCTCTCCGCCGTCCCCGCGGAGGCGCGCGAGGCGGCCTTCACCGGGCGCGCCGCCGCCCTCCAGGCGAGCCTCGACCTGGCGAACGGGCCGCTGGTCCGCTTCGCCCTCTTCGAGCTGGGGGACGGCGAACAGCGGCTGCTCCTGGTCGCCCATCACCTGGTGGCGGACGCCGTGTCGCTGGGCTTCCTGACGGAGGACCTGGAGGCGGCGTACCGCCGGCTCGCGCGCGGCGAGGAGGCGCGGCTGCCGCGCAAGACCACGTCGTTCCGCGCCTGGGCCGAGCGCCTGGCGGAGCGCGCGCGCTCGGGCGAGGCGCGCGCGGAGCTCCCCTTCTGGCGGGCGCAGGCGGGCGGCGCGATTCCCGTCGACCACCCCGGCGGGGCGAACCCGGAGGGGCTGGCGGACCGCGTCTTCGTGGAGCTGGGCGAGGAGGAGACGCGCGCGCTGCTGCACGACGTCCCCGCCGTCTACAACACGCAGGTCAACGACGTGCTCCTGGCCGCGCTGGCGATGGCGCTGCGCGGCTGGACGGGCGGCGCGCTCGCGGTGGACCTGGAGGGGCACGGCCGCGAGGACCTGTTCGAGGGCGTGGACCTCTCGCGCACGGCGGGGTGGTTCACGGCCATCCACCCGCTGCGCCTGGAGCTGCCGGACGGCGGCCCCGGCGAGGCGCTCAAGGCGGTGAAGGAGCAGCTCCGCGCCGTCCCGGGGAAGGGGATCGGCTACGGCCTGCTGCGCTGGATGTCGCCGGACCCCGGCGTCCGGGACGAGCTCGCGGCGCTCCCGCGGCCGCAGGTGAGCTTCAACTACCTGGGCCGCTTCGACGCCGCGGAGGACCCGTCGCGCCTGCTCGCCCCCCTGGACGGCGACACGGGGCCGTCGCGCGGCCCGCTCGGGCCGCGCACGCACCTGCTGGCGATCGACGCGGCGGTGAGCGGGGGGCGGCTGGGGGCCGCCTGGACGTACGGCACCCGCGTGCACGAGCGGGCCACGGTGGAGCGCCTGGCCGCCGCCTGGACCCGCGCGCTGCGCGAGCTGGTCGAGCACTGCCGCGACCCCGAGGCGGGGGGCTACACCCCGTCCGACTTCGCGCTGGCCGGGCTGGACCAGGGCGGGCTCGACGCGCTGCTGTCGCAGCTGGGCGGGTGA